The DNA sequence acaaaaaattataatttttacaaaagtaCTGTATATACTTACGATAGAAGGAGTGGTTTCTAATAATGAAAAGAGCAGCTGGAGGTAGAGTGGTTTTGTTCTCCCTGGCCACctgaaatattaattaaattgttATGCCATTCTAAACTTTAGCTTCTCTGGTTTTACcatataaacatatattaaatatgtgtGATTAGGTGCATGTGTTTGAAGAATATGTACCAAATACATGTAGTCATCATGTCCCCATGACATCAATACATTGTCCAGTCCACAATTCTCTGAGTAGACTCCATACTTGGTGTTATAAGCAGGGTTGTGGTAGTCTGGGTTTTCCTTGAAATACtgaaaataatcaaaaaagatgattcattattattattagagtaCTATTAACTATGTTAATTTGATTAACTAAATTTGAGTCACAACAAATGATGATTAAAATAAGTACCTTGTGGTGAAGAATAGACTCATCAAAAGCACATCCAACTGGGTATGTGTCCCCTGTAATGTGAATCAATTATGAATATAATTAGTACAAATTAAGTTTGACTTAATAAAAAAGTTGTCACATGCAATATTTTACTTACCTACAACAGCCCAATAAGGAAGCCCTCCAAACTGTGGAAGAAGAAGCACCTTTCCAAGATCTATACAACATTAGAACAAGAAATCAAATATATTAGCTAACTTAATTAAGTTTGAGTAGTAATGATGTTATATATAGTACTATAGATATTATACCATGGATAAGGCCAGTCAAGTGAAGCCAATCCTCATCGGGATAGTCCTTTCTAATGGATTCAGCAGTTTGGAGCAAGTGTTCCATTTGAGGCAAATCCGAGTCAAGGTCACTCTCATCCACAACATCATTAAGAAGCTCACAACATTCCCATATGCTCATCTCCATCTTGTCCATTTTGATGTACTCTTCCCTCATCTTCTTTAcctgaattaattaatttacacaCGTACTATAATTGTAAGAACATTTATACACCTTCATCTGATATATCTTAATTATAAGCACTTCTTTTTTAGTAAcacttttattaaattttatatgctTAAGTGTATTGAGGAAAATCTTAATTAACATTTGAGTTGGGTTGTAGTGACTAGTTGTAGTTGTACTTACAAAATCATAAGTCTGGTTCTTGTGATTGATTTTGTAGAAGTTCTCAACACGCGCATGCTTTTCTCCTTCAGCATTGTAGTCCCTATTTATGTCATTTTACAATATAATTATTAGAATATTAACAAGTAGTTATGGTCTTTGACATTCCAACTTTTAAatgtttgttttctgtttttaaaatcaGGTAATTGTTCTCTACAAAGAATAGATAAAAGAATTCGCATCATTTTCTCACAataatatttagatatttattaatttcaaaaaaaaaaagaaagaaaaaaaaaaaaactgaaggtttttaattaattattttcctggTTTTCCcaaataatttttcttctttcctAACCTTTGGAATAAGTTACAAATTTACAATATGTAAGTTTTAGTaacttatcaaaaaaaaaaatgtaagttTTAGTAACCGTATTTAAAAGAACATTTGTAAATAGTTAaaactaacaaaaataataataattgtcgGGAGCTCACACTTAAGAACATTTACCATTTTTTCCTAAATTAAAAGTACACAAAAGTATGAAAGTA is a window from the Cannabis sativa cultivar Pink pepper isolate KNU-18-1 chromosome 1, ASM2916894v1, whole genome shotgun sequence genome containing:
- the LOC115707556 gene encoding probable inositol oxygenase isoform X2; the protein is MATAVANQAPHQFGKEAEEKKINGGFVVPETNSFGETFRDYNAEGEKHARVENFYKINHKNQTYDFVKKMREEYIKMDKMEMSIWECCELLNDVVDESDLDSDLPQMEHLLQTAESIRKDYPDEDWLHLTGLIHDLGKVLLLPQFGGLPYWAVVGDTYPVGCAFDESILHHKYFKENPDYHNPAYNTKYGVYSENCGLDNVLMSWGHDDYMYLVARENKTTLPPAALFIIRNHSFYPLHTGGAYRHLMNEEDHENLKWLQIFNKYELYSKATELIDVEKVKPYYLSLIEKYFPNKKLKW
- the LOC115707556 gene encoding probable inositol oxygenase isoform X1, producing the protein MATAVANQAPHQFGKEAEEKKINGGFVVPETNSFGETFRDYNAEGEKHARVENFYKINHKNQTYDFVKKMREEYIKMDKMEMSIWECCELLNDVVDESDLDSDLPQMEHLLQTAESIRKDYPDEDWLHLTGLIHDLGKVLLLPQFGGLPYWAVVGDTYPVGCAFDESILHHKYFKENPDYHNPAYNTKYGVYSENCGLDNVLMSWGHDDYMYLVARENKTTLPPAALFIIRNHSFYPLHTGGAYRHLMNEEDHENLKWLQIFNKYELYSKATELIDVEKVKPYYLSLIEKVISSITSQLYLKELY